From Anoplopoma fimbria isolate UVic2021 breed Golden Eagle Sablefish chromosome 11, Afim_UVic_2022, whole genome shotgun sequence, one genomic window encodes:
- the LOC129098188 gene encoding myosin heavy chain, fast skeletal muscle-like, with translation MMAGGLKKEQDTSAHLERMKKNLEVTVKDLQHRLDEAEKLESRVCELEAEVEAELRRGPDAVKGVRKYERRVKELTYQVHFNC, from the exons ATGATGGCAGGGGGGCTGAAGAAGGAGCAGGACACCAGTGCTCACttggagaggatgaagaagaaccTGGAGGTCACAGTCAAGGACCTGCAGCACCGTCTAGACGAGGCGGAGAAACTGGAGTCCAGG GTGTGTGAGCTGGAGGCTGAGGTTGAAGCCGAGCTGAGACGTGGACCTGATGCTGTGAAAGGTGTTCGCAAATATGAGAGGAGAGTGAAGGAGTTGACCTACCAGGTACATTTTAACTGTTAA
- the LOC129098851 gene encoding myosin heavy chain, fast skeletal muscle-like isoform X1 produces the protein MSTDAEMQQYGPASIYLRKPEKERIEAQTSPFDAKTAYFVAEPAEMYLKGKLIKKEGGKATVETLLYEGKPSKTLTVKEDDIHPMNPPKYDKIEDMAMMTHLNEPCVLYNLKERFASWMIYTYSGLFCVVVNPYKWLPVYDVQVVNAYRGKKRVEAPPHIFSISDNAYQFMLTDRENQSILITGESGAGKTVNTKRVIQYFATIAVAGAKKETSKIQGSLEDQIIAANPLLEAYGNAKTVRNDNSSRFGKFIRIHFGTSGKLASADIETYLLEKSRVTFQLSAERSYHIFYQLMTGHKPELLEALLITTNPYDYHMVSQGEITVKSIDDVEEFIATDTAIDILGFTSEEKLGIYKLTGAVMHHGNMKFKQKQREEQAEPDGTEVADKIAYLMGLNSADVLKALCYPRVKVGNEMVTKGQTVPQVNNAVSALCKSVYEKMFLWMVIRINEMLDTRQPRQFFIGVLDIAGFEIFDYNSLEQLCINFTNEKLQQFFNHHMFVLEQEEYKKEGIDWEFIDFGMDLAACIELIEKPMGIFSILEEECMFPKASDTTFKNKLHDQHLGKTKAFEKPKPGKGKAEAHFALIHYAGTVDYNITGWLDKNKDPLNESVIQLYQKSANKLLALLYAAHGGPDEAAGGGKKGGGKKKGGSFQTVSALFRENLGKLMTNLRSTHPHFVRCLIPNESKTPGLMENFLVIHQLRCNGVLEGIRICRKGFPSRILYGDFKQRYKVLNASVIPEGQFIDNKKASEKLLGSIDVDHTQYKFGHTKVFFKAGLLGTLEEMRDDKLATLVTMTQALCRGFLMRKEFVKMMERREAIFSIQYNIRSFMNVKNWPWMNLYFKIKPLLKSAETEKELQQMKENYDKMKTDLATALAKKKELEEKMVSLLQEKNDLQLQVASEGDNLSDAEERCEGLIKNKIQLEAKLKETTERLEDEEEMNAELTAKKRKLEDECSELKKDIDDLELTLAKVEKEKHATENKVKNLTEEMASQDEAIAKLTKEKKALQEAHQQTLDDLQAEEDKVNTLSKAKTKLEQQVDDLEGSLEQEKKLRMDLERAKRKLEGDLKLAQESIMDLENDKQQSDEKIKKKDFETSQLLSKIEDEQSLGAQLQKKIKELQARIEELEEEIEAERAARAKVEKQRADLSRELEEISERLEEAGGATAAQIEMNKKREAEFQKLRRDLEESTLQHESTAAALRKKQADSVAELGEQIDNLQRVKQKLEKEKSEYKMEIDDLSSNMETVAKAKGNLEKMCRTLEDQFSELKSKNDENVRQLNDINSQKARLQTENGEYSRQLEEKEALVSQLTRGKQAFTQQIEELKRHIEEEVKAKNALAHAVQSSRHDCDLLREQFEEEQEAKAELQRGMSKANSEVAQWRSKYETDAIQRTEELEEAKKKLAQRLQDAEESIEAVNSKCASLEKTKQRLQGEVEDLMIDVERANALAANLDKKQRNFDKVLAEWKQKYEESQAELEGSLKEARSLSTELFKMKNSYEEALDQLETLKRENKNLQQEISDLTEQIGETGKTIHELEKSKKTVETEKCEVQTALEEAEGALEHEESKILRVQLELNQIKGEVDRKLAEKDEEMEQIKRNSQRVIDSMQSTLDAEVRSRNDALRIKKKMEGDLNEMEIQLSHANRQASEAQKQLRNVQGQLKDAQLHLDDAIRGQEDMKEQVAMVERRNGLMLAEIEELRAALEQTERGRKVAEQELVDASERVGLLHSQNTSLINTKKKLESDLVQVQGEVDDSVQEARNAEEKAKKAITDAAMMSEELKKEQDTSAHLERMKKNLEVTVKDLQHRLDEAENLAMKGGKKQLQKLESRVRELEAEVEAEQRRGADAVKGVRKYERRVKELTYQTEEDKKNVTRLQDLVDKLQLKVKAYKRQAEEAEEQANTHMSRLRKVQNELEEAQERADIAESQVNKLRAKSRDVGKSESAE, from the exons ATGAGCACAGACGCAGAGATGCAGCAGTATGGGCCTGCGTCCATATACCTCCGCAAGCCCGAAAAGGAGAGGATTGAGGCTCAAACGTCTCCATTTGATGCCAAAACAGCATACTTTGTGGCTGAACCTGCTGAAATGTATCTAAAGGGTAAACTCATTAAAAAGGAGGGTGGCAAAGCCACAGTTGAGACCCTATTATATGAAGGAAAGCCATCAAAG ACTCTCACTGTAAAAGAGGATGACATCCATCCCATGAATCCTCCCAAGTATGATAAAATTGAGGACATGGCCATGATGACCCACCTCAATGAACCTTGTGTGCTGTATAACCTCAAAGAGCGTTTTGCATCATGGATGATCTAT ACCTACTCTGGCCTGTTCTGCGTCGTTGTGAACCCCTACAAGTGGCTTCCTGTGTACGATGTCCAGGTTGTCAATGCATACAGAGGCAAGAAAAGAGTGGAGGCTCCACCCCacatcttctccatctctgatAATGCCTATCAGTTCATGCTCACTG atCGTGAGAACCAGTCTATCCTTATCAC TGGAGAATCCGGTGCAGGAAAGACTGTCAACACCAAGCGTGTCATCCAGTACTTTGCAACAATTGCAGTGGCTGGAGCTAAGAAAGAGACTAGTAAAATACAG gGTTCGCTAGAAGATCAAATCATCGCAGCAAACCCTCTGCTTGAAGCTTACGGCAATGCCAAGACTGTGAGGAATGACAACTCCTCTCGTTTT GGTAAATTCATCAGAATTCACTTTGGAACCTCTGGCAAACTGGCCTCGGCTGATATTGAAACAT ATCTGCTGGAGAAGTCTCGCGTCACCTTCCAGTTGTCTGCTGAGAGGAGCTACCATATCTTCTATCAGCTGATGACTGGCCACAAGCCTGAGCTTCTGG AGGCTCTCCTGATCACCACCAACCCCTATGACTACCACATGGTCAGTCAGGGTGAAATCACTGTCAAAAGCATCGATGATGTGGAGGAGTTTATTGCAACAGAT ACGGCCATTGACATATTGGGCTTCACTTCTGAGGAGAAATTGGGCATCTACAAGCTGACTGGCGCTGTGATGCATCATGGCAACATGAAATTCAAGCAGAAGCAGCGCGAGGAGCAGGCTGAACCCGATGGCACTGAGG TGGCTGATAAAATCGCCTACCTCATGGGCCTGAACTCAGCCGATGTGCTGAAAGCTCTGTGCTACCCAAGAGTCAAGGTCGGAAATGAGATGGTGACCAAAGGTCAGACCGTGCCACAG GTCAACAATGCTGTCAGTGCTCTGTGTAAGTccgtctatgagaaaatgttcTTGTGGATGGTCATCCGTATCAATGAGATGCTGGACACAAGGCAGCCAAGACAGTTCTTCATTGGAGTGTTGGATATCGCTGGATTTGAGATCTTTGAT TACAACAGCTTGGAGCAACTCTGCATCAACTTCACCAATGAGAAACTGCAACAGTTCTTCAACCACCACATGTTTGTCCTGGAGCAAGAGGAGTATAAGAAGGAAGGCATTGATTGGGAGTTCATTGACTTCGGTATGGACTTGGCTGCCTGCATTGAGCTTATCGAGAAG CCAATGGGCATCTTCTCCATCCTTGAAGAGGAGTGCATGTTCCCCAAGGCATCTGACACAACTTTCAAGAACAAGCTGCATGATCAGCACCTGGGCAAGACCAAGGCCTTTGAGAAGCCAAAGCCTGGAAAGGGCAAGGCTGAAGCTCACTTCGCTCTGATTCACTATGCTGGTACAGTGGACTACAATATCACTGGCTGGCTGGACAAGAACAAGGACCCACTGAATGAATCAGTTATTCAGCTCTACCAGAAATCTGCAAACAAACTGCTGGCATTACTGTATGCTGCTCATGGTGGCCCTGATG AGGCTGCTGGTGGTGGCAAGAAGGGTGGTGGAAAGAAGAAGGGAGGTTCCTTCCAGACTGTGTCTGCTCTTTTCAGA GAGAACTTGGGCAAGCTGATGACCAACTTGAGGAGCACCCACCCTCATTTTGTCCGTTGCTTGATTCCTAATGAGTCAAAGACCCCAG GTCTTATGGAGAACTTTTTGGTCATCCATCAGCTGAGGTGTAATGGTGTACTGGAAGGCATTAGGATCTGCAGAAAGGGTTTCCCCAGCAGAATCCTCTACGGTGACTTTAAGCAGAG ATACAAAGTATTGAATGCTAGTGTCATCCCTGAGGGACAGTTCATTGACAACAAAAAAGCTTCAGAGAAGCTGCTGGGCTCCATTGATGTGGACCACACTCAGTACAAGTTTGGGCACACAAAG GTGTTCTTCAAAGCTGGTCTGCTGGGTACcctggaggagatgagagatgaCAAACTGGCTACGCTGGTGACCATGACTCAGGCTCTCTGCAGAGGTTTCCTCATGAGGAAGGAGTTTGTTAAGATGATGGAGAGAAG agAGGCAATCTTTTCCATCCAATACAACATCCGATCCTTCATGAATGTGAAGAACTGGCCATGGATGAATCTGTACTTCAAGATCAAGCCTCTTCTGAAGAGTGCTGAGACTGAGAAGGAGCTGCAACAGATGAAGGAGAACTatgataaaatgaaaacagacctGGCTACTGCACTGGCCAAGAAGAAGGaactggaggagaagatggTTTCCCTGCTGCAGGAAAAGAATGACCTGCAACTACAAGTGGCATCT GAAGGTGACAACCTCTCTGATGCTGAGGAAAGGTGTGAAGGGCTCATTAAGAACAAAATCCAGCTTGAGGCCAAACTCAAAGAGACAACTGAGAGactggaggatgaagaggaaatgAATGCCGAGCTGACTGCTAAGAAGCGGAAGCTGGAGGATGAATGCTCTGAACTGAAGAAAGACATTGATGACTTGGAGCTCACCTTGGCTAAAGTGGAGAAGGAGAAACATGCCACGGAAAACAAG GTGAAAAACCTGACGGAGGAGATGGCATCTCAAGATGAGGCCATTGCCAAGTTAACCAAGGAGAAGAAAGCCCTCCAAGAGGCCCACCAGCAAACACTTGATGATCTCCAGGCAGAGGAAGACAAAGTCAACACTCTGAGCAAGGCCAAGACTAAGCTGGAACAGCAAGTGGACGAT CTTGAGGGATCACTGGAGCAAGAGAAGAAGCTTCGCATGGACCTTGAGAGAGCCAAAAGGAAGCTTGAGGGAGATCTGAAACTGGCCCAGGAATCCATAATGGATCTGGAGAACGACAAGCAGCAATCTGACGAGAAAATCAAGAA GAAGGACTTTGAGACCAGCCAGCTCCTCAGCAAAATTGAGGATGAACAGTCTCTTGGTGCTCAGCTTCAGAAGAAGATCAAGGAACTCCAG GCCCGTattgaggagctggaggaagagaTTGAGGCTGAGAGGGCTGCTCGGGCTAAAGTAGAGAAGCAGAGGGCTGACCTCTCCAGGGAGCTTGAGGAGATCAGTGAGAGGCTCGAGGAAGCTGGTGGAGCAACAGCAGCTCAGATTGAGATGAACAAGAAGCGGGAGGCTGAGTTCCAGAAGCTGCGTCGGGATCTTGAAGAGTCAACCCTGCAGCATGAATCTACCGCAGCAGCTCTCCGCAAGAAGCAGGCTGACAGTGTTGCAGAGCTGGGAGAGCAGATCGACAACCTCCAGCGTGTCAAGCagaagctggagaaggagaagagcgAGTACAAGATGGAGATTGATGACCTCTCAAGCAACATGGAAACTGTTGCTAAAGCAAAG GGCAACTTGGAGAAAATGTGCAGAACACTTGAGGACCAGTTTAGCGAGCTCAAATCCAAAAATGATGAGAATGTTCGCCAACTGAATGACATCAATTCACAGAAGGCCAGACTTCAGACGGAGAATG GTGAATATTCCCGTCAGCTTGAGGAGAAAGAAGCTCTGGTTTCCCAGCTGACCAGGGGCAAGCAGGCCTTCACTCAGCAGATTGAAGAGCTTAAGAGACACAttgaggaggaagtgaag GCCAAGAACGCCCTGGCCCATGCTGTCCAGTCATCCCGCCATGACTGTGATCTGCTCAGAGAGCAGtttgaggaggagcaggaggccaaAGCTGAGCTGCAGCGAGGAATGTCCAAGGCCAACAGCGAGGTGGCTCAGTGGAGATCCAAATACGAGACTGATGCTATCCAGCGCactgaggagctggaggaggcaaA GAAAAAGCTTGCCCAGCGTCTTCAGGATGCAGAGGAATCCATTGAGGCTGTGAACTCCAAGTGTGCCTCTCTGGAGAAGACCAAGCAGAGGCTGCAGGGTGAGGTGGAGGACCTCATGATTGATGTGGAGAGGGCTAATGCTCTGGCTGCCAACCTTGACAAGAAGCAGAGGAACTTTGATAAG GTCCTGGCAGAATGGAAGCAGAAGTATGAGGAGAGCCAGGCAGAGCTGGAAGGATCCCTGAAAGAGGCTCGCTCTCTCAGCACTGAACTGTTCAAGATGAAGAACTCTTATGAGGAGGCCCTGGATCAGTTGGAGACCttgaagagagagaacaagaacCTGCAAC AGGAGATCTCAGACCTGACTGAACAGATTGGTGAGACTGGAAAGACTATCCATGAGCTGGAGAAATCAAAGAAGACTGTGGAGACTGAGAAGTGTGAAGTGCAGACAGCCCTTGAGGAAGCTGAG GGTGCACTTGAGCATGAGGAGTCCAAGATTCTCCGTGTTCAACTTGAGCTCAACCAGATCAAAGGTGAGGTTGACAGGAAGCTGGCAGAGAAGGATGAGGAGATGGAGCAGATCAAGAGGAACAGCCAGAGGGTGATTGACTCCATGCAGAGCACTCTCGATGCTGAGGTCAGGAGCAGGAATGATGCCCTGAGAatcaagaagaagatggagggagaccTGAATGAGATGGAGATTCAGCTGAGTCATGCCAACAGGCAGGCCTCTGAGGCCCAGAAACAACTGAGGAATGTCCAGGGACAGCTCAAG GATGCCCAACTGCACCTTGATGATGCTatcagaggacaggaggacatgaAGGAGCAAGTTGCCATGGTGGAGCGCAGAAATGGCCTGATGCTGGCTGAGATTGAGGAGCTGAGAGCCGCTctggagcagacagagagaggacgtAAAGTGGCTGAGCAGGAGTTGGTTGATGCTAGTGAGCGTGTGGGACTGCTTCACTCTCAG AACACCAGTCTTATTAACACCAAGAAGAAGCTGGAGTCTGACCTTGTCCAGGTTCAGGGTGAAGTGGATGATTCAGTTCAGGAAGCAAGAAATGCTGAAGAGAAAGCCAAAAAGGCTATCACTGAT GCTGCTATGATGtcagaggagctgaagaaggagcAGGACACCAGTGCTCACttggagaggatgaagaagaaccTGGAAGTCACAGTCAAGGACCTGCAGCATCGTCTGGATGAGGCTGAGAACCTCGCCATGAAGGGTGGCAAGAAGCAGCTCCAGAAACTGGAGTCCAGG GTACGTGAGCTGGAGGCTGAGGTTGAAGCCGAGCAGAGACGTGGAGCTGATGCTGTGAAAGGTGTCCGCAAATATGAGAGGAGAGTGAAGGAGCTGACATACCAG ACtgaggaggacaagaagaatGTGACCAGACTTCAGGATCTGGTGGACAAGCTGCAGCTCAAAGTTAAAGCTTACAAGAGACAAGCTGAGGAGGCT GAGGAGCAGGCCAACACTCACATGTCCAGGCTGAGAAAGGTCCAGAATGAGCTGGAGGAAGCTCAGGAGCGCGCTGACATCGCTGAGTCCCAGGTCAACAAGCTGAGAGCAAAAAGCCGTGATGTTGGAAAG TCTGAGTCTGCTGAGTAA